From Bacteroidota bacterium, the proteins below share one genomic window:
- a CDS encoding geranylgeranylglycerol-phosphate geranylgeranyltransferase: MFHFLRLIRPLNLLLIALTQFLVRYCLILPAFQTEKNVTGEFPAHLDKWTFCLLVFSTVLIAAGGNVINDVYDRYIDEKNRPGTNPIGSRISPELARKLFMTLSVFGCLTGFLVALRIGRPGLGLIQVFCAYSLYMYASQYKRKFIIGNILIAFLSALVPLTVALYEPEFYRNIIYVLVYALFAFLISIVREILKDAEDLEGDRQGGCDSIPVRYGLPTTRIIATGLILVTGGVIAYLLYHFFNDNTVVSLFKLEGIFLIPLAGLLYLVLTAKEKSDFHYTSVFAKAYLAIGILSMIPFYFYFLK, translated from the coding sequence ATGTTTCATTTCCTCCGGCTCATCCGACCCCTCAACCTGCTGCTCATCGCCTTGACGCAGTTTCTGGTCCGTTATTGTCTGATTCTTCCGGCCTTCCAGACGGAAAAGAATGTAACGGGTGAATTCCCTGCGCACTTAGACAAGTGGACGTTCTGCCTTCTCGTCTTCTCGACGGTCTTGATTGCAGCGGGCGGCAATGTGATCAATGACGTCTACGACCGATACATTGACGAAAAGAACCGGCCGGGTACGAATCCGATAGGGTCCAGGATCAGTCCGGAACTTGCCCGCAAACTGTTTATGACACTTTCGGTATTCGGGTGTCTGACCGGCTTCCTCGTAGCGTTGCGCATCGGTCGGCCGGGCCTCGGCTTGATCCAGGTATTTTGCGCTTACTCCCTTTACATGTATGCCAGCCAATACAAGCGGAAATTCATTATCGGGAACATCCTCATCGCGTTCTTATCGGCACTGGTTCCCCTGACCGTCGCATTATATGAACCGGAATTCTATCGAAACATCATCTACGTGTTGGTCTACGCGCTGTTTGCATTTCTGATCAGCATCGTCCGGGAGATTTTAAAGGATGCGGAAGATCTAGAAGGCGATCGCCAGGGTGGTTGCGACAGCATTCCTGTACGTTACGGACTACCGACAACACGAATAATCGCGACCGGACTGATCCTTGTAACCGGCGGAGTGATCGCCTATCTCCTCTATCACTTCTTTAACGACAACACCGTGGTCAGCCTCTTCAAACTGGAAGGCATCTTTCTTATTCCGCTGGCGGGCTTGCTCTATCTGGTGTTGACTGCAAAAGAAAAGAGCGACTTTCATTACACCAGTGTTTTCGCCAAGGCGTACCTCGCCATCGGAATTCTCAGCATGATTCCTTTCTACTTCTACTTCCTGAAGTAA
- a CDS encoding 3-deoxy-D-manno-octulosonate 8-phosphate phosphatase codes for MNFKELLSGVKAFVFDVDGVMTDGMLVVLQDELHRMMNIRDGYALHAAIHAGYPICVISGGKSESVRTRLNNLGITEVHLGVKDKPSILNEFLKAHDLNATEVLYMGDDLPDLDVMRIVGVRCCPADAAPEIRAISLYISPLAGGRGCVRDVIEQVMRLHGNWPGLNA; via the coding sequence ATGAATTTCAAGGAACTTTTGTCCGGAGTAAAAGCATTCGTGTTCGATGTGGATGGGGTCATGACCGACGGAATGCTGGTCGTTCTCCAGGACGAATTGCATCGCATGATGAATATCCGGGACGGTTATGCTTTGCATGCGGCCATCCATGCCGGTTATCCGATCTGCGTGATCTCCGGAGGAAAATCCGAGAGCGTTCGTACCCGTCTGAACAATCTTGGCATCACCGAGGTGCACCTTGGCGTGAAGGACAAACCATCCATTCTTAATGAATTCCTGAAAGCGCACGATTTGAATGCAACCGAAGTGTTGTATATGGGCGACGACCTTCCGGATCTTGACGTGATGCGGATTGTGGGCGTACGATGTTGTCCTGCGGATGCCGCACCCGAGATTCGGGCAATCAGCTTGTACATTTCGCCCTTGGCCGGAGGACGCGGTTGTGTGCGTGATGTGATCGAACAAGTCATGCGTTTGCACGGAAACTGGCCCGGACTGAACGCCTGA
- a CDS encoding DUF2520 domain-containing protein, with amino-acid sequence MNIVLIGAGNVGQQLALALKKAGHRIVQVHGKGMHRARSLARKLGSNHLKDIRELDTSADIILLAVPDDAIPAILKSIPATKQLIVHTAGNVPLSVFGRKFPNAGVFYPLQSFSTDRPLRMRHIPILIEARSPQLRRKLNLLGKSISEEVVAVSSEQRQWLHLAAVISNNFTNHLLYLSSSLLQRHRLPFRLLYPLIRETTEKAIALHPLAAQTGPARRGDRKTMQKHLSLLASDPRLRSLYRLMSNGIAAVKR; translated from the coding sequence ATGAACATCGTTCTGATCGGCGCCGGAAACGTCGGGCAACAGCTCGCTCTCGCCTTAAAGAAAGCCGGCCATAGGATCGTTCAGGTACACGGAAAAGGAATGCACCGGGCCAGGAGTCTTGCCCGAAAGCTTGGATCGAATCACCTCAAGGATATCCGGGAACTTGACACATCTGCCGATATCATTCTCCTTGCTGTGCCGGATGACGCGATTCCGGCAATATTGAAATCAATCCCCGCCACGAAACAGCTGATTGTCCATACAGCCGGAAACGTTCCGCTCTCGGTATTCGGGCGAAAATTTCCGAATGCCGGGGTCTTCTATCCGCTTCAGAGCTTTTCCACCGATCGGCCACTTCGAATGCGACACATTCCGATCCTGATCGAAGCGCGCAGCCCGCAGCTACGCCGAAAACTGAACCTGCTGGGGAAATCCATTTCCGAAGAAGTAGTAGCTGTCTCGTCTGAGCAACGTCAATGGTTACACCTGGCTGCGGTCATTTCCAATAATTTCACGAACCACCTGCTTTATTTGTCATCCTCCCTCCTGCAACGACATCGACTGCCCTTCCGCTTGCTTTATCCCCTCATTCGTGAGACGACAGAAAAAGCCATTGCACTGCACCCTTTAGCAGCTCAAACAGGGCCTGCACGGAGAGGTGATCGTAAGACAATGCAAAAGCATTTAAGCTTGCTCGCTTCCGATCCCCGGCTCAGGTCACTTTACCGTTTGATGAGCAATGGCATCGCCGCTGTAAAAAGGTAA
- the ccsA gene encoding cytochrome c biogenesis protein CcsA has protein sequence MEISYIGEQLWWGWIGNLFVILSFTASLLAATAYWYGHKSGDDSWKSLGRRAFLVHAGSVIGIIVLLLFLITQHRFEYYYVWEHSNTQMPMRYILSCLWEGQEGSFLLWTFWHVMLGLILIRRSGVWENSVMFIVSLAQVFLASMILGVIVFGYKLGSNPFTLLREHPDFAQLPFIRFPDYLQRLKDGRGLNPLLQNYWMTIHPPTLFLGFATTIVPFAYAIGGLLRKQYDQWIRPALPWTFFSIMILGTGILMGAAWAYESLSFGGFWAWDPVENASLVPWMTLTGLGHVMLIYKHRGRALWSNYILAVVTFFFILYSTFLTRSGILGNSSVHAFTDLGMSGQLLVYMLFFVVLAAFLLFRNRKGIPLGPDEEHFSSREFWMFIGMLVLVIGSLQITFTTSTPVINKLFGTKLAPPADPIDHYNRWQVPVAILLSLLIAVAQYFRYKQSDWKTWLNKISLSLLTASILTVLLVLALGSFRYHYYALLFASLFAVTANLDYFIRVLKGKFRNAGASIAHIGIGLILCGALISNGKKQVISQNLKNIDLGKDFPNRENIMLEQGLDTLPMGPYYVTYTGKEQEGIHVYYKIGYFTQDETGQKQQAFELRPFVQLNERMGNVAEPATKHFLTRDIYTHITYAELEKKGSGDTSDYQAPKSHMMAIGDTVFTSNSFVILEALDKQPASETEHLHEHDIAVGAKLIVQDINKRTYTPEPIFLIRDMSMYTKPASVDELGLQFDFNKIDPNTGKIELLVREKKSNKRDFVIMKAIIFPGINILWIGCLMMILGTVLAVRHRIRVNQSSESQ, from the coding sequence ATGGAGATATCTTATATCGGCGAACAGCTTTGGTGGGGTTGGATCGGCAACCTGTTCGTCATACTATCCTTTACCGCTTCGCTGTTGGCTGCGACCGCGTATTGGTATGGTCACAAATCCGGGGACGATAGCTGGAAAAGCCTTGGGCGACGAGCCTTCCTCGTGCACGCAGGCTCGGTGATCGGAATCATCGTTCTCCTGCTCTTCCTCATCACACAACATCGATTCGAATACTATTACGTTTGGGAACACAGCAATACCCAAATGCCGATGCGGTACATCCTTTCCTGTCTATGGGAAGGGCAGGAAGGCAGTTTTCTATTATGGACCTTCTGGCATGTCATGCTGGGCCTGATCCTGATCAGAAGAAGCGGGGTTTGGGAGAATTCGGTCATGTTCATCGTATCGCTTGCGCAGGTGTTCCTTGCTTCAATGATACTGGGGGTTATTGTATTTGGCTATAAGCTCGGCAGTAATCCTTTCACCTTGCTAAGAGAGCACCCGGATTTCGCCCAATTGCCTTTCATTCGTTTTCCCGATTACCTGCAACGGCTAAAAGACGGCCGCGGCTTGAACCCGCTGCTCCAGAATTACTGGATGACGATTCATCCTCCTACCCTTTTCCTCGGTTTTGCGACCACCATCGTCCCGTTCGCCTATGCCATCGGTGGCCTCCTGCGCAAACAATACGATCAATGGATCCGTCCTGCACTGCCGTGGACCTTTTTCAGCATCATGATCCTGGGTACCGGTATCCTGATGGGTGCTGCGTGGGCTTATGAGTCGCTTAGTTTCGGCGGCTTCTGGGCCTGGGATCCGGTTGAAAACGCCTCCCTGGTTCCCTGGATGACGCTCACCGGCCTGGGGCATGTGATGTTGATCTACAAGCATCGTGGTCGCGCCTTATGGTCGAACTACATCCTGGCAGTCGTTACATTCTTCTTTATCCTCTACTCTACCTTTCTGACACGTTCCGGTATCCTGGGGAATTCCTCCGTCCACGCGTTTACCGACCTCGGAATGTCCGGACAGCTTTTGGTGTACATGTTGTTCTTCGTTGTGCTGGCTGCCTTTCTCTTATTCAGAAACCGCAAAGGAATACCCTTGGGACCGGATGAGGAGCATTTCTCTTCACGGGAATTCTGGATGTTCATCGGCATGCTGGTACTCGTCATCGGTTCCCTTCAGATCACCTTTACCACCTCGACACCGGTCATCAATAAATTGTTCGGAACCAAGCTGGCTCCTCCGGCCGACCCGATCGATCATTACAACCGCTGGCAAGTACCTGTGGCGATCCTGCTCAGTCTGCTGATTGCGGTCGCCCAATATTTCCGCTACAAGCAAAGCGACTGGAAAACCTGGTTGAACAAGATCAGTCTTTCCCTCTTGACGGCTTCCATCCTAACGGTCCTGCTCGTATTGGCGCTGGGATCCTTCCGTTACCACTATTATGCCCTTCTGTTCGCTTCACTCTTCGCGGTGACGGCCAACCTCGATTATTTCATCCGGGTGCTGAAGGGGAAATTCCGGAACGCAGGCGCCTCCATCGCGCACATCGGCATAGGATTGATCCTCTGTGGCGCATTGATCTCGAACGGAAAGAAGCAGGTGATCTCACAAAACCTGAAGAACATCGACCTCGGTAAGGATTTTCCCAACCGCGAGAACATCATGTTGGAACAGGGCCTGGACACTTTACCGATGGGGCCTTATTATGTCACCTATACTGGCAAGGAACAGGAAGGCATTCACGTTTATTATAAGATCGGCTATTTTACACAAGATGAAACCGGTCAGAAGCAACAGGCTTTCGAATTGCGCCCGTTCGTCCAGTTGAATGAGCGCATGGGAAATGTGGCAGAACCCGCCACCAAGCATTTCCTGACGCGCGATATTTACACGCACATCACCTATGCCGAATTAGAGAAAAAAGGTTCGGGCGACACCTCGGATTACCAGGCTCCGAAATCGCATATGATGGCGATCGGCGATACGGTCTTTACCAGCAATTCGTTCGTCATCCTGGAAGCACTCGATAAGCAACCCGCTTCCGAGACCGAGCATTTGCATGAACATGACATCGCGGTTGGCGCCAAGCTGATTGTGCAGGACATCAACAAGCGAACCTATACGCCGGAGCCGATCTTTTTGATCCGGGACATGTCGATGTATACGAAACCTGCTTCGGTGGACGAACTCGGGCTGCAGTTCGACTTCAACAAGATCGACCCCAACACCGGAAAGATCGAATTGCTCGTTCGGGAGAAGAAAAGCAACAAGCGCGATTTTGTGATCATGAAGGCGATCATTTTCCCGGGTATCAACATCCTGTGGATCGGATGTCTGATGATGATCCTGGGAACCGTGCTGGCAGTACGTCACCGGATCCGAGTGAACCAATCTTCCGAATCACAATAA
- a CDS encoding cytochrome c maturation protein CcmE: MKKSHIIAIVIIAVAIAAILSTVADSSTYASFSIAADHPNKTYHVVGKLAKEKPQEYNPQANADLFTFFLVDNDGQERKVILHKARPQDFDKSEQIVVIGKMNGDEFAASDVLMKCPSKYNNGSPEMKGAQTDGV, encoded by the coding sequence ATGAAAAAATCCCATATCATCGCCATCGTCATTATCGCGGTGGCCATTGCCGCTATCCTGAGTACCGTAGCGGACTCGAGCACGTATGCTTCCTTCAGTATTGCCGCGGATCATCCCAACAAGACCTACCATGTTGTCGGGAAGTTAGCGAAGGAGAAACCGCAGGAATACAACCCACAGGCTAATGCCGACTTGTTCACCTTTTTTCTGGTCGATAACGACGGGCAAGAGCGAAAAGTGATCTTACATAAAGCACGTCCACAGGACTTCGACAAGTCGGAACAAATCGTTGTGATCGGAAAGATGAACGGAGACGAATTCGCGGCATCCGATGTATTGATGAAATGTCCTTCGAAATACAACAACGGCAGCCCTGAGATGAAAGGCGCCCAAACCGACGGTGTCTGA
- a CDS encoding CcmD family protein, translating to MKRQLSVLLLFLLSSYTLLAQSTSEIDMADTWRSNGKINVVIAVLAVIFLGLFIYLIGIDRKLRRLENKKS from the coding sequence ATGAAACGCCAACTGTCCGTCCTGCTACTTTTCCTGCTAAGCAGTTACACCTTACTGGCACAGTCAACTTCCGAGATCGACATGGCCGACACCTGGCGATCCAATGGAAAAATCAATGTCGTAATTGCCGTACTGGCAGTCATTTTTCTTGGGCTGTTCATTTACCTTATCGGCATAGACCGGAAACTACGCCGCCTGGAGAATAAAAAGAGCTAG
- the ccsA gene encoding cytochrome c biogenesis protein CcsA encodes MKIAGLAWWKWLSLLLVLYAIVGGMLIPVPRLAILHETIRNLFYHVTMWFSMMGLMMAALIFGIRYLRKGNLDDDLRADECVRTGVVVGILGLITGSIWARNTWGAWWVNDAKLNGAAATMLVYFAYLILRGSMEDEHKRARITAVYSIFAFSLMIVFIMILPRMTDSLHPGNGGNPGFSSYDLDSRMRTIFYPAVLGWGLLMAWITEVRIRMKRLIREKEEL; translated from the coding sequence ATGAAGATTGCCGGACTCGCCTGGTGGAAATGGCTTTCCCTGCTGCTCGTACTCTACGCGATCGTCGGAGGAATGCTCATCCCGGTTCCCCGACTTGCCATCCTGCATGAAACGATCCGCAACCTGTTCTATCATGTGACCATGTGGTTTTCGATGATGGGCTTGATGATGGCCGCACTCATCTTCGGCATCCGTTATTTGCGCAAAGGGAATCTTGATGACGACCTTCGCGCCGACGAGTGTGTCCGGACCGGTGTGGTTGTCGGCATACTGGGCCTGATCACCGGCAGCATCTGGGCCCGCAACACCTGGGGAGCCTGGTGGGTAAACGACGCCAAGTTGAACGGCGCGGCCGCTACGATGTTGGTTTACTTCGCTTATCTCATCCTGCGCGGCTCGATGGAAGATGAGCATAAGCGCGCGAGGATCACAGCCGTTTACAGCATCTTCGCCTTTTCGCTGATGATCGTCTTCATCATGATTCTGCCGCGCATGACCGATTCCCTGCATCCCGGCAACGGAGGGAATCCCGGCTTCAGTTCCTATGATCTGGATTCACGCATGCGGACCATCTTCTACCCGGCCGTACTAGGATGGGGATTGCTCATGGCCTGGATTACGGAAGTTCGCATTCGCATGAAGCGACTGATCCGTGAAAAGGAAGAACTATGA
- a CDS encoding heme exporter protein CcmB produces the protein MKRQLTALIAKEVRLEWKQRYALGGILLYVIATVFIVYLSFRQVIDLPTWNALFWIIQVFAAVNAIAKSFLQESRGRMLYYYTLADPRAVILSKTIYNLGLMFLLSVINLACYSLFIGNPVQDILQFTIAVLLGSLGFAAVLSMVSAIASKAGNNTTLVAILGFPILIPLLITTIRFSKNAMDGLAWSVSTHYIILLAALNLLVVTLAYLLFPYLWKE, from the coding sequence ATGAAGCGACAACTCACCGCGCTGATCGCGAAAGAAGTCAGGCTCGAATGGAAGCAACGGTACGCGCTGGGCGGCATCCTGCTCTATGTGATCGCGACCGTATTCATCGTTTATTTGTCCTTTCGCCAGGTCATTGACCTGCCGACCTGGAACGCATTATTCTGGATCATCCAGGTTTTTGCCGCGGTCAATGCCATTGCAAAGAGTTTCCTGCAGGAATCGCGCGGTCGTATGCTCTACTATTACACGCTGGCCGATCCACGAGCGGTCATCCTTTCCAAGACGATTTACAACCTCGGATTGATGTTCCTCTTGTCGGTCATCAACCTGGCATGTTACTCGCTTTTCATCGGCAATCCGGTTCAGGACATCTTGCAGTTTACCATTGCCGTCCTGCTAGGCAGCCTGGGATTCGCGGCGGTTCTGTCAATGGTTTCCGCCATCGCTTCAAAAGCGGGCAATAACACGACACTTGTTGCCATCCTGGGCTTTCCGATCCTCATCCCGCTTCTGATCACGACCATTCGTTTTTCGAAGAACGCCATGGATGGACTGGCGTGGTCGGTCAGCACGCACTACATCATCCTGCTGGCCGCCTTGAACCTGCTGGTCGTCACCCTCGCATACCTGCTGTTTCCCTATCTTTGGAAAGAGTGA
- a CDS encoding MBL fold metallo-hydrolase, which yields MKITFHGAARTVTGSKHLLELEDGRKILLDCGMFQGHGADTDPLNRHLGFDPKELSHVILSHAHIDHSGLLPLLAKEGYEGNIYCTPATRDLCAIMLADTAHIQEYDSVYINRKRKQNGLPGVKPIYRMEHVEAVMQQFCTVPYEKTYKVDDGLELRFTDSGHILGSAAVNLIIREKDKVTRLCFTGDIGRPDDLLLRTPSPFPQPDVLICESTYGNRKHEDREISQKRLLEIVLETCIQRSGKLVIPAFSLGRTQELVYALNNLHNAGLLPPIPVYVDSPLSVNATVIMRAHMECFNNELRKLLQNDPDPFGFDQLHYIQRAEDSMKLNEMKEPMIILSASGMAEAGRIKHHIRNTIESAQNTILLVGYCTPDSLGGRLGAGAKEVRIFGKPYSVNARVEQLNAYSAHADYEEMLQYLSCIESRKVKHTFLVHGDYDVQHDWRQKLEAAGFGNIEIPDMHSSWEIPA from the coding sequence ATGAAGATCACTTTTCACGGTGCTGCCAGAACAGTGACCGGCTCTAAACACCTGCTGGAATTGGAGGACGGTCGGAAGATCCTGTTGGATTGTGGCATGTTCCAGGGACATGGTGCCGACACGGACCCCCTCAACCGGCATCTGGGATTCGATCCGAAAGAGCTATCCCACGTCATTCTTTCCCATGCGCACATTGACCATTCCGGCCTTCTGCCTTTGTTGGCCAAGGAAGGGTATGAAGGCAATATTTACTGCACGCCCGCTACGAGGGATCTCTGTGCCATCATGCTGGCGGATACGGCACATATTCAGGAGTACGACTCCGTTTATATCAACCGGAAACGAAAACAGAACGGACTTCCCGGAGTGAAGCCGATCTACCGGATGGAACATGTTGAGGCGGTCATGCAGCAGTTTTGTACGGTCCCCTACGAGAAGACCTACAAAGTGGATGACGGGCTGGAACTTCGCTTCACCGATTCAGGACATATCCTGGGTTCAGCGGCGGTAAACCTGATCATTCGGGAGAAAGATAAAGTCACCCGCCTGTGTTTCACAGGTGATATCGGACGTCCGGACGACCTGCTACTTCGTACGCCTTCCCCATTTCCACAACCGGACGTACTGATCTGCGAATCGACCTATGGAAACCGGAAGCACGAAGACCGGGAGATCTCTCAAAAGCGGTTGCTGGAAATCGTTCTTGAGACCTGTATCCAGCGAAGCGGGAAATTGGTGATCCCGGCTTTTAGTCTGGGAAGAACACAGGAATTGGTCTATGCACTGAATAATCTGCACAATGCCGGCCTCCTGCCGCCCATCCCGGTTTACGTCGACAGCCCCTTGTCGGTCAATGCGACCGTTATCATGCGGGCGCACATGGAATGCTTCAACAACGAACTTCGCAAATTGCTACAGAACGATCCCGATCCGTTCGGATTCGATCAGTTGCATTACATACAGCGCGCCGAAGACTCCATGAAGTTGAACGAGATGAAGGAGCCCATGATCATTCTTTCAGCATCCGGAATGGCGGAAGCAGGAAGGATCAAGCATCACATCCGGAATACGATCGAATCCGCGCAAAACACCATTCTCCTGGTCGGTTATTGCACGCCTGACAGTCTGGGTGGCCGCCTGGGTGCCGGCGCAAAGGAAGTTCGGATCTTCGGCAAACCCTATTCGGTCAACGCCCGTGTCGAACAACTGAACGCCTACTCCGCTCACGCGGATTATGAAGAAATGTTGCAGTACCTGTCGTGCATCGAAAGCCGAAAGGTGAAGCATACATTTCTGGTACACGGTGATTACGATGTACAACACGATTGGCGGCAAAAACTGGAAGCTGCGGGTTTCGGGAACATTGAAATTCCGGACATGCACAGTTCCTGGGAGATCCCTGCATGA
- the bshB1 gene encoding bacillithiol biosynthesis deacetylase BshB1, producing the protein MKLDVLAFGAHPDDVELSCAGTILQLVRSGRKVGVVDLTKGELGTRGTPELRDQEAREASRILGLSCRENLGMRDGFFENDPEHQLQVVRMIRRYQPELILCNAVSDRHPDHGRGAALVAKAAFLAGLLKVETDDNGTSQAPWKCRALYHYIQDRYDTPDFVVDVAAVWKERMEAVLAFKSQFYNPESNEPETPISSREFLAYLEAKAAVFARPAGLTYAEGYIASRTPAVEDIFDLL; encoded by the coding sequence ATGAAATTAGATGTGCTTGCCTTTGGCGCTCATCCGGACGATGTGGAATTGTCCTGTGCCGGCACCATCCTGCAACTCGTCCGTTCCGGTCGTAAGGTCGGTGTCGTGGATCTGACGAAGGGTGAACTGGGTACCCGTGGAACCCCTGAACTACGGGATCAGGAAGCCCGGGAAGCCTCCCGAATTCTGGGTCTCAGTTGTCGCGAGAACCTGGGTATGCGGGATGGTTTTTTCGAAAATGATCCGGAACATCAACTGCAAGTCGTCCGGATGATCCGGAGGTATCAACCCGAGTTGATCCTCTGCAACGCTGTTTCCGATCGGCATCCGGACCATGGTCGGGGTGCGGCGCTGGTCGCGAAGGCTGCCTTCCTTGCCGGTCTGCTAAAGGTCGAGACGGACGATAACGGAACAAGTCAGGCGCCCTGGAAATGCAGAGCCTTGTATCATTACATCCAGGACCGCTACGACACCCCCGATTTTGTCGTCGACGTGGCTGCTGTCTGGAAAGAGCGGATGGAAGCAGTGCTTGCCTTCAAATCCCAGTTTTATAATCCGGAATCCAATGAACCGGAAACACCCATCTCTTCCCGTGAGTTTCTTGCCTATCTCGAAGCCAAGGCTGCCGTATTCGCCCGCCCTGCCGGCTTGACCTATGCGGAAGGTTACATCGCGTCCCGGACCCCTGCCGTAGAGGACATATTTGATTTGTTGTAA